Proteins from a genomic interval of Marmota flaviventris isolate mMarFla1 chromosome 8, mMarFla1.hap1, whole genome shotgun sequence:
- the LOC139706660 gene encoding palmitoyltransferase ZDHHC19-like: protein MVSKVFSPSPKTPARYGWLLPSLLASFNVAGLATLSVLFFSIPCRALAQSGEWALPVATGLLCLLSFYSLICMNISDPGILHRGSVEQNPEASYVAHLNNKCFPMPWCAKCHLHRLPRTYHCGNCNICVEEFDHHCRWINNCVGHRNIRLYLLLLLSLCLYLGAVLASCVVFLVHRRHIPFMDRALTIIVAIPSAGFLLPLILQLLIKARAVSTARRPYETQCDNPFDQGCFTNYIQMCMPLGPKYMTQAVSLQIELGTEWEPTEVYFPAQHPTHLPASKSPTLVPSSSGQSAPLQEV from the exons ATGGTCTCAAAGGTTTTCTCACCTTCACCCAAAACTCCAGCCAGATATGGCTGGCTTTTGCCAAGCCTTTTGGCATCGTTTAATGTGGCAGGACTGGCCACTTTGAGTGTCCTCTTTTTCTCCATCCC CTGCCGAGCCTTGGCCCAGAGTGGAGAATGGGCCCTTCCAGTGGCCACTGGGCTCCTTTGTCTCCTCAGTTTCTACAGCCTCATTTGCATGAACATATCAGACCCAGGCATCTTGCACAGAG GCTCTGTGGAGCAGAACCCAGAGGCATCCTATGTGGCACATTTGAACAACAAATGTTTCCCAATGCCATGGTGTGCCAAATGTCATCTCCACCGCCTGCCCCGAACCTACCACTGTGGAAACTGCAACATCTGTGTGGAG GAATTCGACCACCACTGCAGGTGGATAAACAACTGTGTGGGCCACCGCAACATCAGGCTCTACCTGCTGCTCCTCTTGTCATTGTGCCTCTACCTGGGTGCCGTGCTGGCTAGCTGTGTGGTATTCCTGGTACACAGGAGGCACATACCCTTCATGGACCGAGCCCTGAC CATCATAGTGGCTATACCTTCCGCTGGCTTCCTACTGCCACTCATCCTGCAGCTGCTCATCAAGGCCAGGGCAGTGAGCACCGCAAGGCGCCCCTATGAGACCCAG TGTGACAATCCCTTTGACCAAGGCTGCTTCACAAATTACATCCAGATGTGTATGCCACTGGGACCCAA GTACATGACCCAAGCTGTCAGTCTGCAAATAGAGCTGGGGACTGAATGGGAGCCAACAGAGGTATACTTTCCAGCACAACATCCTACACACCTCCCTGCATCCAAGTCTCCAACTCTAGTCCCCTCAAGTAGTGGCCAGTCTGCACCTTTACAGGAGGTGTGA